One window of the SAR202 cluster bacterium genome contains the following:
- a CDS encoding MFS transporter — protein MSSPQPTPQGSHVTSTSSLWKIFAYRDFTLLWASGLFMNLAMSLRTLVSAQWLYDTTGSAVQLGILGFIQLLQMPLALYGGTLADKIDRKKLMAGTQIVSFGSLLWLTILAAAGSLAPWHIFAVTGIAGIVQMLGSAARPAMVPRVVPRGLLVHAVSVQTATMQIASIVAPIIFWWMFESFGVAASFGVSTAIAALSVVSPVIISASGRPEGTMLKRTTVSALKEGFGFVMGHQLLPGLYLLDIGVTVVSFYRQLFPIFADQLYGMGASGTGMLNTANSVGAILGTMLVFYTGRFARKGLLVIVCSGVYAVLLIAFGLVHYLPLGLLIVAGLGLTDAVSMTMRQAIVQLTTPDKLLGRTSSAHTFAAQGANNVGQVEVGFLSAIIGAGATMVIGGFVSIGVVGAIWFLMPGLRKYRYEPTTGPPE, from the coding sequence ATGTCCTCTCCACAACCCACTCCCCAGGGCTCCCACGTCACTTCCACCTCCAGCCTGTGGAAGATATTCGCCTACCGCGACTTCACGCTCCTGTGGGCCAGCGGCCTCTTTATGAACCTGGCCATGTCGCTCCGCACGCTCGTGAGCGCCCAGTGGCTATACGACACAACCGGCAGCGCCGTCCAGCTTGGCATACTGGGCTTCATCCAGCTTCTCCAGATGCCTCTCGCCCTGTACGGAGGGACGCTAGCCGACAAGATAGACCGCAAGAAGCTGATGGCCGGCACGCAGATCGTCTCTTTCGGTTCGTTGCTCTGGCTGACGATTCTCGCGGCGGCGGGCTCGCTCGCGCCGTGGCACATCTTCGCCGTGACCGGCATCGCCGGCATCGTGCAGATGCTGGGCTCGGCCGCCCGCCCTGCCATGGTTCCGCGCGTCGTCCCGCGCGGCCTGCTGGTCCACGCGGTAAGCGTGCAGACGGCGACGATGCAGATCGCCAGCATCGTCGCGCCCATCATCTTCTGGTGGATGTTCGAGTCTTTCGGCGTCGCCGCGTCGTTCGGCGTCTCGACCGCCATCGCCGCCCTCAGCGTCGTGTCGCCCGTCATCATCTCCGCCTCCGGCCGGCCGGAAGGCACGATGCTGAAGCGCACGACCGTAAGCGCGCTGAAGGAGGGATTCGGCTTCGTGATGGGACACCAGCTGCTGCCGGGCCTGTACCTGCTGGATATCGGCGTGACGGTCGTCAGCTTCTACCGCCAGCTATTCCCGATCTTCGCGGACCAGCTATACGGCATGGGCGCCAGCGGCACGGGCATGCTGAACACCGCCAACTCCGTCGGCGCTATCCTGGGGACGATGCTCGTCTTCTATACCGGCCGCTTCGCCCGCAAGGGGCTGCTGGTGATCGTCTGTTCGGGCGTCTACGCCGTGCTCCTGATCGCCTTCGGACTCGTCCACTACCTGCCTCTGGGATTGCTGATCGTCGCTGGGCTGGGCCTGACCGACGCCGTGAGCATGACAATGCGCCAGGCAATTGTGCAGCTCACGACGCCGGACAAGTTATTAGGACGCACGAGCAGCGCCCACACCTTCGCGGCCCAGGGGGCCAACAACGTTGGCCAGGTGGAGGTGGGGTTCCTGAGCGCGATCATCGGCGCGGGCGCCACCATGGTCATCGGCGGCTTCGTGTCCATCGGCGTCGTGGGCGCGATATGGTTCCTCATGCCCGGCCTGCGCAAATACCGTTACGAGCCGACGACGGGGCCGCCGGAGTGA
- a CDS encoding tandem-95 repeat protein yields the protein MSQLRRLLGFRSPILIAVLALCAFFSMAAGCVPTIAEDDSYIVEVGGSVTINPLWNDMLNEGNLLFPCSPEGYSISVTSMPDIGNLTQNGNELVYTAPSRVGPIGHYVAFIEYEIVHADDDAGKFCGGGSTAWVDIEAGDSLPPVRAVRDRYSVVQGEAFSRSAAEGVTSNDRISGILDYDVAIDGTYAGIGDLDLWSDGAFTYTPAPGFIGFDNFRYLIMQDGDVLCEGRIIFDVSPSSAPLAVDDEFALTGSRSPLEVLAPGVLGNDPVAAELGVTALLRTMPANGDVTLEPDGSFTYYPDSGFTRVDTFAYAASNTYYPGLETFETDPGWGVVTIKVLGPLTAADDRYVVLAGEPLVRTAANGVLFNDDEPSGLPLTVIPLAPPSGSLTLNTDGSFTYQSAEAGNVTTTYDSFTYSVTNGEDASDPAVVTIEILPNPAPRASEDFFSVGEGDVLFANPNGVLLNDDDVYGIPLFAELISGTQHGELTFRSNGTFDYEPDAGFTGNDTFTYRAKRPGSTIHSEPATTTIQVIPAGGFDALPSVPGATARASSVLRWPLGWGVLRPPAGEHQVEIIDSSAWRQDQEMKRPLG from the coding sequence ATGTCACAGCTCCGGCGTCTGCTCGGCTTCCGTTCCCCCATCCTCATCGCCGTCCTTGCTCTCTGCGCTTTCTTCAGCATGGCGGCAGGGTGCGTTCCGACTATCGCCGAAGACGATAGCTACATCGTCGAGGTCGGCGGCTCCGTCACCATCAACCCCCTGTGGAACGACATGCTGAACGAAGGTAATCTTCTCTTCCCATGCTCGCCGGAAGGGTACTCAATATCCGTCACCTCTATGCCCGATATCGGTAACCTCACCCAAAATGGCAATGAGCTCGTTTACACCGCTCCGAGCAGGGTCGGGCCCATCGGCCACTATGTCGCCTTTATCGAATATGAGATCGTCCATGCCGACGACGATGCAGGCAAATTTTGCGGGGGCGGCTCCACAGCGTGGGTGGACATCGAAGCCGGCGACTCGCTCCCGCCGGTGCGCGCCGTCCGCGATAGATACAGCGTGGTCCAAGGGGAGGCTTTTTCCCGGTCCGCGGCAGAGGGTGTAACCTCCAACGACAGGATCTCTGGCATTCTCGATTACGATGTCGCCATTGACGGCACTTATGCAGGGATCGGCGATCTGGACCTCTGGTCGGACGGCGCCTTCACTTACACTCCGGCCCCCGGGTTCATAGGCTTCGACAATTTCCGGTACCTGATCATGCAGGACGGTGATGTGTTGTGTGAAGGCCGGATCATATTTGATGTCTCACCCTCCAGCGCTCCCCTGGCTGTGGACGACGAGTTCGCCCTTACCGGCAGCAGGTCCCCACTTGAGGTGCTGGCGCCGGGCGTGCTGGGCAATGACCCGGTAGCCGCGGAGCTTGGTGTGACCGCGCTGCTGAGAACAATGCCGGCAAACGGGGATGTGACCCTGGAGCCCGACGGCAGCTTCACTTACTACCCTGACTCCGGCTTCACCCGGGTGGATACGTTCGCCTATGCGGCCTCAAATACATACTACCCGGGCCTGGAGACCTTTGAGACGGACCCGGGCTGGGGCGTCGTGACCATCAAGGTGCTGGGACCGCTGACCGCCGCGGACGACCGGTACGTCGTGCTTGCCGGTGAACCGCTCGTGAGGACGGCGGCGAACGGCGTGCTATTCAACGACGACGAGCCGTCCGGCCTCCCGCTCACTGTAATCCCGTTGGCCCCCCCGTCCGGCAGCCTGACCCTGAACACGGACGGCAGCTTCACCTATCAGAGCGCAGAAGCCGGCAACGTCACCACCACCTACGACTCATTCACCTATAGTGTGACCAACGGTGAGGATGCGTCCGACCCGGCCGTTGTCACAATCGAAATCCTTCCGAACCCCGCGCCTCGCGCGTCCGAGGACTTCTTCAGCGTGGGCGAAGGCGACGTCCTGTTTGCCAATCCCAACGGCGTGCTGCTGAACGACGACGACGTGTACGGCATCCCGCTTTTCGCAGAGCTGATCTCGGGCACGCAGCACGGCGAGCTGACCTTCAGGAGCAACGGGACGTTCGATTACGAGCCGGACGCCGGGTTTACCGGCAACGACACCTTCACATACCGGGCGAAGCGCCCTGGCAGCACGATCCATTCCGAGCCGGCCACCACAACAATACAGGTAATCCCGGCGGGCGGGTTCGATGCTCTTCCTTCCGTCCCCGGCGCAACCGCGCGGGCCTCATCGGTCTTGCGATGGCCCTTGGGGTGGGGCGTTCTTCGTCCGCCGGCGGGCGAACATCAAGTCGAGATAATAGACAGCTCCGCTTGGCGGCAAGATCAGGAAATGAAGAGGCCTCTGGGGTAA
- a CDS encoding EVE domain-containing protein, whose amino-acid sequence MAEKRYWLLKSEPESFSFEHLMKEPNRTAHWDGVRNYQARNFIRDEMQKGDGVLFYHSSTAVPAVVGTASIVKAGYPDHTAWDPKSDHPDPKSTPDKPLWYMVDIKGEAALKHPVTLTQIKATPALAKMSLFTRPRLSVHPVTKDEWDTIMEMSKKGA is encoded by the coding sequence ATGGCCGAGAAGCGTTACTGGCTGTTGAAGTCCGAGCCCGAGTCGTTCTCTTTCGAGCACCTGATGAAGGAGCCGAACCGTACTGCGCACTGGGACGGCGTGCGGAACTACCAGGCGCGCAACTTCATTCGCGACGAGATGCAGAAGGGCGACGGCGTGCTCTTCTACCACTCCAGCACGGCCGTCCCGGCGGTTGTGGGCACTGCGAGCATCGTGAAGGCCGGCTACCCCGACCACACGGCGTGGGACCCGAAATCCGACCACCCGGACCCCAAGAGCACGCCTGACAAGCCGCTCTGGTACATGGTGGATATCAAGGGCGAGGCCGCGCTCAAGCACCCCGTCACCCTTACGCAGATCAAGGCGACGCCGGCCCTGGCGAAAATGTCGTTATTCACCCGCCCTCGTCTCTCCGTGCACCCGGTGACGAAAGACGAGTGGGACACGATTATGGAGATGTCGAAGAAAGGGGCGTGA
- a CDS encoding AbrB/MazE/SpoVT family DNA-binding domain-containing protein codes for MTQTKGRRKIVKAQSKGQVTIPNEFREALGIEAETLLSIYLVGDHLEITPLGYEDSLRRYTDEDIARFLEEDKIDPELAKKVDEMLAKGEL; via the coding sequence GTGACGCAGACAAAAGGACGACGCAAGATCGTAAAGGCCCAATCGAAGGGTCAGGTGACGATTCCTAACGAGTTTCGCGAGGCGCTTGGGATAGAGGCCGAGACGCTTTTAAGCATCTACCTCGTAGGTGACCACCTAGAAATTACGCCGCTTGGCTACGAGGACTCGCTCCGCCGGTACACGGACGAGGATATCGCCCGCTTCCTGGAAGAGGACAAGATCGACCCGGAGCTGGCGAAGAAGGTGGATGAGATGCTTGCGAAGGGCGAGCTCTAG
- a CDS encoding nucleotide pyrophosphohydrolase has translation MDETTTVSVLKQLVADFVDERNWDRYHTPKNLAMAISVEAADLMELFRWYTPEECEDRMAELKTRQAATEEIADVMILCMSFANRNGIDLSETISAKVKKNARKYPVGQGGV, from the coding sequence ATGGACGAAACAACAACAGTATCCGTGCTCAAGCAGCTCGTCGCCGACTTCGTCGACGAGCGCAACTGGGATCGCTACCACACGCCCAAGAACCTGGCCATGGCCATCTCCGTCGAGGCCGCTGATCTGATGGAGCTGTTCCGCTGGTACACACCCGAAGAGTGCGAAGACCGCATGGCCGAGCTAAAGACCCGGCAGGCCGCCACGGAAGAGATCGCGGACGTCATGATCCTCTGTATGTCCTTCGCCAACCGCAACGGCATAGACCTCTCCGAAACAATATCGGCAAAGGTAAAGAAGAACGCGAGGAAGTACCCGGTGGGGCAGGGCGGAGTTTGA
- a CDS encoding copper oxidase: protein MTSQQMSDMMDAEYMAGVNAFPAKTEALGNQLMVPVMDGDVKVYDITADEIRWEVEPGKFRDGTAYNGQIPGPQIRVNQGDRVRIFLHNKLEESTPIHFHGVKVPNSMDGVPGITQPLVKPGESFTYEFTVTHTGTHMYHSHMNGANQISGGLMGAFIISSDQDPLAAHEELMVVNDGPLGYTLNGKGFPATQPIVAKLGSEVRIRYMNEGLQIHPMHLHGMNQTVIAKDGILLKDPYEVNTLLVAPGETFDVIVKATEPGVWAYHCHILSHAEGQHGMFGMVTAFVVTE, encoded by the coding sequence ATGACGTCCCAGCAAATGTCCGACATGATGGACGCCGAGTACATGGCCGGCGTGAACGCCTTCCCTGCGAAGACGGAGGCCCTGGGTAACCAGCTCATGGTGCCGGTTATGGACGGCGACGTGAAGGTCTACGATATTACGGCGGACGAGATACGCTGGGAGGTTGAGCCCGGGAAGTTCCGCGACGGCACGGCCTACAACGGGCAGATACCCGGGCCCCAGATACGCGTGAACCAGGGCGACCGTGTCCGCATTTTCCTCCACAACAAGCTGGAAGAGTCCACACCAATACACTTCCATGGTGTGAAGGTCCCGAACAGCATGGACGGCGTGCCGGGCATCACGCAGCCGCTCGTCAAGCCCGGGGAGTCGTTCACATACGAGTTCACCGTGACTCACACCGGCACTCACATGTACCACTCGCACATGAACGGCGCGAACCAGATCTCGGGCGGGCTCATGGGCGCGTTCATCATCTCTTCTGACCAGGACCCGCTTGCGGCGCACGAGGAGCTGATGGTCGTGAACGACGGCCCGCTGGGCTACACGTTGAACGGCAAGGGGTTCCCCGCCACCCAGCCGATCGTCGCGAAACTGGGCTCAGAGGTCCGCATCCGCTACATGAACGAGGGTCTGCAGATCCACCCGATGCACCTGCACGGCATGAACCAGACGGTCATCGCGAAGGACGGTATTCTGCTGAAGGACCCTTATGAGGTCAATACGCTGCTGGTGGCCCCTGGCGAGACGTTCGATGTGATCGTCAAGGCGACGGAGCCGGGCGTGTGGGCGTACCACTGCCACATCCTCTCGCACGCGGAGGGCCAGCACGGCATGTTCGGCATGGTCACGGCATTCGTCGTGACGGAGTAG